TACATACCCGTTTCTCCTGGAGGTCATGAGCCGCTGAACAAAGTCTTGTGCTCTCCTGTTGTAGTCATTGGAGAAAGTTCCCTCAGAATGTCTCTTCGCGGTCGTGAATCCCTTACCCCTCGCCGGAAGACTTTCTACTGTCTCTGTGCTGCACGACCAGATGATATTTGAGTGTTACATAACATAAACCGAACAAAACGAAACCTACATCCCCAAACAAAAAGCCTTCAAACAGCTATAAAGTGAAGATTTCATGTTTAAGCACTTTATTGCTCAGAAACAGACTATAAAACGCCGCAAAAGGCCATTTCTCCAACCTTGTGCTGTCATCCTGCAGTGGGACACAGATGCTGTTTTGAACATAGATGAACAGAAGAAGACCAGCGAGACATTGGACGCCTTTCATTTCGACAGCTTCTTCCAGTTCTGATCACACACGTCCTGTAAAAACGAGAGAACCAACACTTTTGAAACCGACCGAGCATCTACAAAGCCTCAAAAAGAGCGCTTTCAACTTACCGGTTGATGGAAGAGTTGAGTGTGTTTGGATCTTCTCCTGTCGGTTTCGTGGCCTCTTCTCAATCGTCCGGTTCTTATATAGTTGGTCCAGGTGGGCCGTCCCATCTCggcagcccacacacacacacacgtacgttTGCGTTCAGATCCATTAGTGTCAGTCCATTACACACTCTGGATGAAACCATTCATGTTTGCTTAAAGAGAGATGTGCCAAAGTGCCTCCAGATAAGAGCCGTCCTGGAGGTGCGAGACAGCAGGATGAGGATTTCGCAAATAAACGGAGAGAAAAATAATGCGTGCTactgtagacaaaaaaaaaatcatgaggaAATGGATATTCTGTCAAAGAGAACATGACAAGTGGACTTTTCATGTCCAGCTCAAGATGTTTTGCACTCAAAATCAGTACGATTTGATTaacacaaatcattttaatgcagaaTTAATATGTCAGAGACAACTTTGTATAAACAAAAGTGGTGGACAAAGTCTCTTCATGTATAAAAATTCTCAGAATTCCTAGAATTGTATTACTagcaaatatgtatatatttgttgtttaCACAAGTACAATTTGTTTTGCATTGATAACAAACtaaaaatttaattgtattaaaaatgctattaataaatcagttttattttaatataatcgGGTTAACAATAAAATCACTAATTTAACtagaaaaaactattttaatatatattttattttttttaaaagacaaaagtGGCTTGGCTTGGAagaatgaatgatttctgaatatatTTCATGCTTCTTGAACTTGTTATTTAATAAGGGTAAAGTGTAAACATGCAAATAAGTCACATACAATTGAGcacatttttgtcactttttattaCAGATTGAAAATATCTCTGCTATATTGTACAAGTCATGGCTTATATTTTAAAAGTGATGGcacatacaataaatattttcttaaaaactcAGATTACTTGATACtcaacaaaaaatgtttaaaatgtgaaaataattttaatgcattattatatatttaatatatttgaatttaagaattaaaatattaaattaacattaatatatgtatttattattatttatttttttgaattacTGCTGGCAATGAACTTGATTTGGAAAATACACAATATTGCTCTCCTTAgcttaaaagtaaataataatactaataaataataataagaattaaatcTGAGAGTATTTAATTCAAATACTATTTGGAAGCAAAAATTTACTCTCATTTTTCTTTAGCTAACTCATCACACTTTATGTTTTTCCAGTAAGTATTTTGATGTTCTTTCCAATGTTCTAAAGACCCATGACTCATTCGAAACTGATAAACGTAACTAAAATGAGTCCGTTATTGCATCACAGTACAGTAGCTAAAGGGTTTCTTGTGGATTCAGTGGCAGCTGATGGGGAATCGCACACGCCTGACGCGTTTGACTGCGTGAAGTGGTCTGGAAGTAATGTGGATCCCATGCTGTAGGTCCTGGCTGAGCGTATTTGGTCCAGTGGAAAGTTTCACAAGTTCAAGCAAAGCAGTTTTTCAGAAAGTGACTCATGTGAGTGTAGACGTGCTGATTGGACGATCCACCGAGACCGTGGTCTTCATCAGTGTACcactgacagagagacagaacagATCACCAGTGAAAAACACCACCAAATATTCaacatatattcattttaatactgtttGGAGCTGCTTTATGGATTGTTGACATGAACAGTTCACATGTCTTCAAGTGTGACGTACAAAAAACTCAGATTATGccaattatatatgtatgtatatatgtatatatatatatatatatatataatgaatttaaaaataaatgtaaaaaactaattacaaaaccttattatatgtatgtttttacatttacatttttatgtatttagcagacgcttgtGTCCAAAGCAACGTACAGAGCTTATTTTTGTATatagataattattttttttttaccagtatgtgtgttccctgggaattgaacccacaaccttttgcgctccTTTTGTGCTTTCGCGCAATTCTGTACTATTTATGATACAAATGTAGGCATTCTTTTTGATTACTTTACGtagaattttatatttgatcaattaatacgtaataatataaattattattatatttgtgtaactaaacatgaattaataaaatgcaattctGCTGATGCTTACCATTGCATCAAAGTCCACTTGTTCATCCACGAGTGCTCTAGAGATCTGAGCTGCTTGTTGGAAGTGAACATTATCTAACAGCACCaatgaaaaacagaagaaaaataaatatatgtgatgAGTTTTCACTTTGACATCACATCACTGTTTACACGcttatgtaattaaataaaacacaaatattaatttgtattgaTGTAAAGCTTAAATATATCAAGGAAACATTTCTGTggtttttagaaaatattttgaataattataagctaaaatgacttaaaatacatttgtatgacatttaaaggaacagaaaatgtaaataatatatgagCTGAATATCAAAATTCCATTGAAtcagatttatgcatttaataatttaataaaaaaagaacaatgataaactctttttttaagataattttgtattttcatgttaatttagtttaatttccatttatttaaagttttatttatgtttgttcagTTGCAGAGACAGGACAAGAGACAGAGATGTAGATAGAGGGGTCATATCTCACCGTCAGCGGTGCCGTGCACCAGGAGGTACTGGACTGATTTAAAGTTCTTGGCTCTTTCCATCAcggtggaattctgcaagaataATAACATTCCATAAACCCTGTGTGACACAACACTTGCGTGAGTTATTTGACAACTGACTCATGCTCCTCTATGACATCATCATGGGAAAACCAATGAGTTTATCAAACAATTTGATAATTTCCAAGCACAACTTACTTCATAAAAGGCCTGGTTCTCCGCTGGCGTCAGCATGTACCTCTCTGTGTAAATAGAGTCTGGGGGAAATTACAGTACA
This DNA window, taken from Carassius auratus strain Wakin chromosome 47, ASM336829v1, whole genome shotgun sequence, encodes the following:
- the LOC113064761 gene encoding glucagon-like; this encodes MKGVQCLAGLLLFIYVQNSICVPLQDDSTSTETVESLPARGKGFTTAKRHSEGTFSNDYNRRAQDFVQRLMTSRRNGVADNRVINLAGRRHVDGSFTSDVNKVLDSIAAKEYLQWVMNSKTSGTSGKRGGNQ